The following coding sequences are from one Strigops habroptila isolate Jane chromosome 18, bStrHab1.2.pri, whole genome shotgun sequence window:
- the PTPN7 gene encoding tyrosine-protein phosphatase non-receptor type 7 isoform X1: protein MVQACSVCSRVPRGTLTAQAAGTDMDKTDKPSPSAKKHVRLQERRGSNMSLMLDMSLLGSVEPIQPVCTPRDITLKFLRTSSHVLRREELQQHTQSLAQLQEEFSKIPPNFVSPEELEIPGRASKDRYKTILPNPESRVCLRRAGNQEENSYINANYITGYAGRPREYIATQGPMLNTVTDFWEMVWQEEVPLIVMITELQEHKEKCVHYWPQKEGTYGPFTIRVQGESECVEYMVRDVSIQLEGECRQVKHILFPSWPDQQTPESAKPLLHLVSKVEETLQAAASPGPIVVHCSAGIGRTGCFIATRIGCQQLKDKGEVDILGIVCRLRIDSTASEPEYSSDNPVPISTLVPISERRDDPDERAVPVPPSHTSSLRFRAAGGGMLLAPSRLPAPCSDLSLHQPWGHLHRNLSCCCQTSEQQQEHPSG from the exons ATGGTACAAGCCTGCTCGGTGTGTTCCAGGGTTCCTAGGGGCACTCTGACCGCACAGGCAGCCGGGACAGACATGGACAAGACGGACAAGCCCAGTCCCTCTGCCAAGAAGCACGTTCGTCTTCAGGAGAG AAGGGGCTCCAACATGTCGCTGATGCTGGACATGAGCTTGCTGGGCAGCGTGGAGCCCATCCAGCCCGTCTGCACGCCGCGGGACATCACACTCAAGTTCCTGAGGACGTCCAGCCACGTGCTGAGGAGAGAGGAGCTCCAGCAACACACCCAGAGCCTGGCACAGCTCCAGGAGGAGTTTTCG AAAATCCCACCCAACTTTGTCAGTCCGGAGGAGCTGGAGATCCCTGGACGTGCCTCCAAGGACAGATACAAAACCATCCTCCCCA ATCCTGAGAGCCGGGTCTGCCTCAGGAGGGCAGGGAACCAGGAGGAAAACAGCTACATAAATGCCAACTACATCACG GGCTATGCAGGACGGCCGCGGGAGTACATTGCCACCCAGGGCCCCATGCTGAACACCGTGACCGACTTCTGGGAGATGGTGTGGCAGGAGGAGGTGCCCCTCATCGTCATGATCACCGAGCTCCAGGAGCACAAAGAG aaatgtgtcCACTACTGGCCCCAGAAGGAGGGCACCTACGGCCCCTTCACCATCCGTGTGCAGGGGGAGAGCGAGTGTGTGGAGTACATGGTCCGGGATGTCTCCATCCAG CTTGAAGGTGAATGCCGCCAGGTCAAACAcatcctcttcccttcctggcCGGACCAGCAGACACCTGAGTCAGCCAAGCCCTTGCTGCACTTGGTGTCCAAGGTGGAGGAgactctgcaggctgcagccagcccaggaCCCATCGTTGTGCACTGCAG CGCAGGCATCGGACGGACGGGCTGCTTTATCGCAACCAGGATCGGGTGCCAGCAGCTGAAGGACAAGGGGGAGGTGGATATCCTGGGAATTGTGTGCCGTCTCCGCATAGACAG CACTGCTTCCGAGCCTGAATACTCTTCAGACAACCCTGTGCCTATTTCAACCCTGGTGCCTATTTCAGAG AGGCGGGATGATCCAGACGAGCGAGCAGTACCAGTTCCTCCATCACACACTAGCTCTCTACGCTTCCGAGCTGCTGGAGGCGGGATGCTGCTAGCTCCCAGCAGgctgccagctccctgctctgaCCTCTCCTTGCACCAGCCTTGGGGACACCTCCACCGAAACCTCTCGTGCTGCTGCcagacctcagagcagcagcaggagcatccCTCAGGATGA
- the PTPN7 gene encoding tyrosine-protein phosphatase non-receptor type 7 isoform X2, which yields MVQACSVCSRVPRGTLTAQAAGTDMDKTDKPSPSAKKHVRLQERRGSNMSLMLDMSLLGSVEPIQPVCTPRDITLKFLRTSSHVLRREELQQHTQSLAQLQEEFSKIPPNFVSPEELEIPGRASKDRYKTILPNPESRVCLRRAGNQEENSYINANYITGYAGRPREYIATQGPMLNTVTDFWEMVWQEEVPLIVMITELQEHKEKCVHYWPQKEGTYGPFTIRVQGESECVEYMVRDVSIQLEGECRQVKHILFPSWPDQQTPESAKPLLHLVSKVEETLQAAASPGPIVVHCSAGIGRTGCFIATRIGCQQLKDKGEVDILGIVCRLRIDRGGMIQTSEQYQFLHHTLALYASELLEAGCC from the exons ATGGTACAAGCCTGCTCGGTGTGTTCCAGGGTTCCTAGGGGCACTCTGACCGCACAGGCAGCCGGGACAGACATGGACAAGACGGACAAGCCCAGTCCCTCTGCCAAGAAGCACGTTCGTCTTCAGGAGAG AAGGGGCTCCAACATGTCGCTGATGCTGGACATGAGCTTGCTGGGCAGCGTGGAGCCCATCCAGCCCGTCTGCACGCCGCGGGACATCACACTCAAGTTCCTGAGGACGTCCAGCCACGTGCTGAGGAGAGAGGAGCTCCAGCAACACACCCAGAGCCTGGCACAGCTCCAGGAGGAGTTTTCG AAAATCCCACCCAACTTTGTCAGTCCGGAGGAGCTGGAGATCCCTGGACGTGCCTCCAAGGACAGATACAAAACCATCCTCCCCA ATCCTGAGAGCCGGGTCTGCCTCAGGAGGGCAGGGAACCAGGAGGAAAACAGCTACATAAATGCCAACTACATCACG GGCTATGCAGGACGGCCGCGGGAGTACATTGCCACCCAGGGCCCCATGCTGAACACCGTGACCGACTTCTGGGAGATGGTGTGGCAGGAGGAGGTGCCCCTCATCGTCATGATCACCGAGCTCCAGGAGCACAAAGAG aaatgtgtcCACTACTGGCCCCAGAAGGAGGGCACCTACGGCCCCTTCACCATCCGTGTGCAGGGGGAGAGCGAGTGTGTGGAGTACATGGTCCGGGATGTCTCCATCCAG CTTGAAGGTGAATGCCGCCAGGTCAAACAcatcctcttcccttcctggcCGGACCAGCAGACACCTGAGTCAGCCAAGCCCTTGCTGCACTTGGTGTCCAAGGTGGAGGAgactctgcaggctgcagccagcccaggaCCCATCGTTGTGCACTGCAG CGCAGGCATCGGACGGACGGGCTGCTTTATCGCAACCAGGATCGGGTGCCAGCAGCTGAAGGACAAGGGGGAGGTGGATATCCTGGGAATTGTGTGCCGTCTCCGCATAGACAG AGGCGGGATGATCCAGACGAGCGAGCAGTACCAGTTCCTCCATCACACACTAGCTCTCTACGCTTCCGAGCTGCTGGAGGCGGGATGCTGCTAG
- the PTPN7 gene encoding tyrosine-protein phosphatase non-receptor type 7 isoform X3, which translates to MVQACSVCSRVPRGTLTAQAAGTDMDKTDKPSPSAKKHVRLQERRGSNMSLMLDMSLLGSVEPIQPVCTPRDITLKFLRTSSHVLRREELQQHTQSLAQLQEEFSKIPPNFVSPEELEIPGRASKDRYKTILPNPESRVCLRRAGNQEENSYINANYITGYAGRPREYIATQGPMLNTVTDFWEMVWQEEVPLIVMITELQEHKEKCVHYWPQKEGTYGPFTIRVQGESECVEYMVRDVSIQLEGECRQVKHILFPSWPDQQTPESAKPLLHLVSKVEETLQAAASPGPIVVHCSAGIGRTGCFIATRIGCQQLKDKGEVDILGIVCRLRIDSTASEPEYSSDNPVPISTLVPISEVAGREAG; encoded by the exons ATGGTACAAGCCTGCTCGGTGTGTTCCAGGGTTCCTAGGGGCACTCTGACCGCACAGGCAGCCGGGACAGACATGGACAAGACGGACAAGCCCAGTCCCTCTGCCAAGAAGCACGTTCGTCTTCAGGAGAG AAGGGGCTCCAACATGTCGCTGATGCTGGACATGAGCTTGCTGGGCAGCGTGGAGCCCATCCAGCCCGTCTGCACGCCGCGGGACATCACACTCAAGTTCCTGAGGACGTCCAGCCACGTGCTGAGGAGAGAGGAGCTCCAGCAACACACCCAGAGCCTGGCACAGCTCCAGGAGGAGTTTTCG AAAATCCCACCCAACTTTGTCAGTCCGGAGGAGCTGGAGATCCCTGGACGTGCCTCCAAGGACAGATACAAAACCATCCTCCCCA ATCCTGAGAGCCGGGTCTGCCTCAGGAGGGCAGGGAACCAGGAGGAAAACAGCTACATAAATGCCAACTACATCACG GGCTATGCAGGACGGCCGCGGGAGTACATTGCCACCCAGGGCCCCATGCTGAACACCGTGACCGACTTCTGGGAGATGGTGTGGCAGGAGGAGGTGCCCCTCATCGTCATGATCACCGAGCTCCAGGAGCACAAAGAG aaatgtgtcCACTACTGGCCCCAGAAGGAGGGCACCTACGGCCCCTTCACCATCCGTGTGCAGGGGGAGAGCGAGTGTGTGGAGTACATGGTCCGGGATGTCTCCATCCAG CTTGAAGGTGAATGCCGCCAGGTCAAACAcatcctcttcccttcctggcCGGACCAGCAGACACCTGAGTCAGCCAAGCCCTTGCTGCACTTGGTGTCCAAGGTGGAGGAgactctgcaggctgcagccagcccaggaCCCATCGTTGTGCACTGCAG CGCAGGCATCGGACGGACGGGCTGCTTTATCGCAACCAGGATCGGGTGCCAGCAGCTGAAGGACAAGGGGGAGGTGGATATCCTGGGAATTGTGTGCCGTCTCCGCATAGACAG CACTGCTTCCGAGCCTGAATACTCTTCAGACAACCCTGTGCCTATTTCAACCCTGGTGCCTATTTCAGAGGTAGCTGGACGTG AGGCGGGATGA